The genomic DNA GAAGAGATCGCCGCTACCGCCGGCATCCCGGTCGAACGCGTGCGCTGGTTCGAGGGGCCGGTGCTGCAGGAACGCGAGTACGTCGCCCAGCAGGCGCAGCGCGTGGCCGTGCGGATGCCCGGAGAGTCATCGGCCGGCCCGACCCTGGGCGAGCTCGTCGCGGAGCGCCTCACCCGGCGCGGCGTGCCCACCGACGAGATCGACTGGGACTCCGCCAAGCGCGACGACGGCCTGTGGCGGGTCAAGCTCGGCTACGTCTGGAACGGTCACACCCGGCACGCCGAGTGGCTGTTCGACCCGCGCCGCCGCCACGTCACGCCCCACGACGACGAGGCCATGCGGCTGTCGTCGGCCGACTTCGACCCCAGTCCTCCGGTTGAGGACACCACGGTCACGCCGTTCACGCCGCGCGTGGCCAAGCTGCAGCCGGTGCCGCCGCTCGGCTCGGACCCGCTGCCGTTCCCGCCGGTGGCGCGCAGGGAACCGGAGGAGCCCGCCGTCGGGCACCACGGGCCGTCGCGCGGCGAGCCGCGGACCGCCGACTTCGGACCGCCGCCGTTGCAGCGGTCTCCGGGCACGCCCCCGGACCGCCGCCCGGCCTTCCCGTCCGAGCCGGCCGCCCCGCGTGACCCCGCTTCGCCGTTCTCTCCCACCTCTCCTGCCCCGCCCGCCGCCTCGGCGACTCCGGCCGCTCCACCGCGTGACGCCGGTTCCGGTGCGGGTGCCGCCTCATCGTCCGAGCCCGCCCGTGACGCCGGTCACCTGCGGCCGGGTGACGCCGCCCGCCGCGGCGGCGCGCCCGCGGCCTGGCCTCCGGACTTCGGCCTGAGCCGTACGGAGGAGCGCGGTGGCGCCCGCGAGGCCGAGGCCTTCTACGCCCCGGCGACCCATGACGCCTCCCAGCAGGCGCCCACCGCCACGACCCCCCGGCCGGACGAGCCGTCGCCCACCGCCGCGGCACCTCACGAGGAGGAGCCGTCGTCCCTCGCGCCCGCGTCGCACCCCGGCCCGGCACACACCCAGCCCCAGCACACCGCCCCGGCGCACACCCCACCGGCACACACCGAGCCTCCCGCCCAGGCGGCGCCCGTACCCGCTTTCCCCTCGGAGACGCCGACACCGGTCACCGGGGAGCCGGCGCGCACCGTCACGGGCGTCGAGGAGCAGACGCCCTCCGCCACCGGCGCACCGGCCGCGCCCGTGCCCGCCGGCACGCCTGCGCTCCCTGACTCACCCGGAGCCACGGACACGCCTGCGGGTGCGGACACCGACGTTCCCGAGGCGCGGGACACGCCGTCGACCACCGGCACCCCGAACGGGCTCCAGCCGGACACGGTGAGCCAGGCCGCGCCCGCGACGCCGCCCGACGAGTCACCGGCGCCCGCCGCGACCCCGGCCGGTTCACCGGCGCAGCAGGCCGACACCACGACCGAGGCGCCATCACAGCGGGCCGACACCACGACGCCGGCACAGCCCGCCGACACCCCGGCCGCATCGCCGTCGCGGTCCGCCGACGCCGACGCCGCGGCCGAGGACGCGGCCCCGGCTACCGCGCCGACCGCCGGACCCGCCGCCGAGGCGACCACAACGGCACCCGAGCAGGCACAGGCCGCACCGGAGACCGCAGCCGCTCCGCAACCGGACGCCGTCACCCAGGGACCCGAGCCGGAGACGCCCCAGCCCCAGGCCCAGCCTCCGGCCCCGGGCGCCGAGTCGGCCGCAGCGGCCGAGTCGCCCCAGGCGGAGCCGGCCACACCCGAGCCCACCACTGCCGACGCACCTGCTCCTGACGCGCCTGCTCCCAAGATCACGGCCGCTGACACGACGGCCGCTGACACGACGGTCCCTGACACGAAGGGTCGTGACACTGCGCCCGTGACGGCGGCCGAGTCCGGACCGGCCGAGTCAGCGACGACCGAGCCTGCCCCGGCCACGCCGAAGGCGACCGAGGTGACCGAGGTCACCACGTCGCAGGCGCCCGAGGCCGGCGCAGCCGCCGCCCCGGCCCCCAGCGCGGAGGCACCCCAGGCCGAAGCGCCGAAGGCCGACGCGCCGAAGGCGGAGGCATCCCAGGCCGAAGCACCCCAGGTCGAGAGGCCGAAGGCGGAGGCGTCCGAGGCCGAGGCGCCGAAGGCGGAGGCGTCCGAGGCAGCAGCGCCCGTAACAGGGACACCCGCGACGAGGGTGCCCGAGGTGGAGGCACCCCAGGGCGCGGCCACCGAGAGCGCGGTCACCCAGAGCGACGCCACCGAGAACGACGCCATCCAGAGCGAGGCCACCCAGAGCGAGGTTGCCGAGAGCGAGGTTGCCGAGAGCGAGGTTGCCGCGGCAGCACCGGCACCCGCGGCCGCCGCGCCCGAGCCGGTCGCCAAGCCGCCCGCGCCCAAGCCGAAGCCGGCACCGGCACCGGCCGCGGCGACGGTGCCGGCGGCGCGCCCCGGCAGGGACGACACGGCCAAGGACGCCGGCGGCAAGGGCGGTTCCGGCAAGGGCGACAAGGGCAAGGAGGCCCCCGCGAAGGAGGCCCCGGTGCCCGTGCCCTCTCCCCCGCCCGCCCCGGCGGCCCGCCAGCCGCGCAAGGGTTCGAGGGGCCGCCGCGCCTCGGTGCCCACCTGGGACGAGATCATGTTCGGCGCCCGCCGCCAGGACTGACCCGGCCATCAGGCGGCGGTACGTCCAGGAGGACGTACCGCCGCCTGAAGCGTCATCGACGAAACCGAGGACACGCGGCCCGGGGACTACCGCCGCGGCCCCTCCATGAACGGCGCCAGCCATTCGGGGGTGACCTCGGCGGGAAAGTTTCTGGCCTGCTCGGCCGAGACGTCGACCGCCGGATAGCCGCCCTCGCCCGCGCCCACTCCGGCGATCAGCGTGTAGACCCCGGCCTGCCGCTGGAACCACGTCTGCTTCAGCCGCCAGCCGACCACGGCCCGCCGTTCCACCACCGCCTGCTTGCGCCGCAGCGACCCCGAGCGGACCGACAGGCGGGCCCCGTCGTAGCCGTGCCCGAGCGACCGGTAGCGGTCGATGCCGAGCGGCACCCCCAGGCCCGCCGGCCCGAGGAGGAGCACGGCGAGGACCCACCACGCCGGCTTCCCCGTCGCCACGGCCGCCACCAGGGCGGGGACGCCCAACGCCAGCCACGGCGCCACCGCCCTGAACAGGCGGCGCCGGCGTGCCACGGGCGGGTGCGGGCGCAGCTCGGCACGGAACGGCCCGATCGCCCCGGCCGTCACCTCGATGGCGACCTTCCGGGGCACGACGGGCAGGAGCTGGCCTCGCGTCGAGGAGTCTCCGAGGCCCGTCACGATGGCCCAGGCCCGCACCACCCCGGCCCGGCGTTCGACGAGGCCGTCCACGATCTCGTAGCCGCGCACCCGCCTGGCCTCCAGCGAGACGCTGCGCCGGTTGATCAGCCCGCGCTCCGCCACGAGGTAGCCGTCACGGTCCTTCAGCCGGAAGTCCCAGTTGAACACCGCGTACATGACACCGCCCACGAACGGCATGGCCACCACCAGCAGCAACACGGCGATCAGCAGCAGGTAGGGCCGGTCCCAGAGCCACTGCCCCGCCTGCCAGGCGGCGTCCTGGCCGACGCCCAGCTCGTTGCCCCACTGGAACGCCAGTCCGATGGCGCCGCCCGCGAGGGCGAACGGTGTGAAGAGGTACGCGCCGGACAGCGGCCCGTAGAGCAGCCACCTGCGGGGCACGGTGATGATCGTCCGCTCCGACGGGACGTGGATCTCCTGCGCCGGTGCCCCGTGTACGTCCGCGACACCGCCCGGCGCCCCGGGCCCGGCCTCCATGGCGGGCCCCCTGACGGCGCCTGCGGCCTCTCCCGCGCCGGCCGGGCCCGGTGCTGCGCCCGCGCCCGCCCGGGCCCTGGCGACGGCCACGCGGCGCAGCAGGAGGGTCTTGAGCCGTTCGGCCTCCTCCAGGGTGACGCCGTCGAGCTTGCCCTCCTCGTCGCCGCCGCTCGCCCCCGTGTCGATCTTCAGGATGGCCAGGCCGAGCAGCCGGTGCAGGGGCGGGGTGGACACGTCGACGCCCCGTACCCGTTCGAGCGGGATGGTGCGCAGCGACCGGCTGATCAGCGAACGGTTGATCTCCAGCCGGTCGCCCACGATCTCGTACGTGAACGTGATCCACCTGATCAGCGCGAACACCACCGCACCCACCGCGCCCGCGGCGGCCCACAGGTACGACGAGCCGGAGAAGCCGCCCACGAACAGCACGCCGACGAGCGGCACGAGCAGGTTGGGCAGCATGCGCACCGGGTCGATGAACAGCACCTTCGGACTCAGCCGCTGCGGCGCCCGCCCACCCGGCCCCGGCCCGGGAGGGGCCGCTCCCGGAGCGTACGCGGACCCCGGCGCGTACGCGGGCGGAACAGGCCCGTACGGCGGCGCACCGACCTCGGAAGGGACAGCACCGTGCGGCCCAGGCCCCCGAGGCCCAGAACCGTGCGACACAGGACCCTGAGGCCCAGAACCCTGAGGTGCAGGACCCTGAGGTGCAGGGCCCTGAGGTGCAGGGCCCTGAGGTGCAGGGCCCTGAGGTGCAGGGCCGTGCGGCGCGGGGTCCTGCTGGGTGGGGCTCTTCGGGCGGGGGGTCTCGGGGGGTTCGGCCGGGCCGGTCACGTGGCGTCGTCCCTGAGCTCTTCGGCCCGGTGCGCCAGTTGCTCGGCCAGTCCGGCCGCCACGTGGAAGTCGAGTCCCTGGATCGTCGAGGAGCCCGCGTGCGAGGCGGTGCGGATCTCGAGGGTGGCCAGCCCGAGCATCCGCTCCAGCCAGCCCTGCGCCTTGTCCACCGTCTGGATCCTGCTCACCGGCACGAACACCCACTCCCTGGTCAGGAATCCGGTCCGCGCGTACACGACGTCTCCCGACAGCTCCCACCGGTGCACCGCGTAGCGCACGAACGGCTCCGCCACCAGGAACGGCGTCAGCAGCACCGCCACCCCCACGGGCAGCACCCACGGGCGGGTCGCGAACCAGCCCGGCACCCACGACCAGTCGCTGCCGCCGACCCAGGACGCGACCAGCCAGGAGCCACCGACCATGATCACGAACGCGATCAGGGCCTCCAGCAGCCAGAGCTTGACGGCCTTCGGCGAGACGCGGTGCGCCGGTTCGCGGAGCGGGCCAGTAAGTGTCACGAATCCCAGCTTAAGCCGCGCGGCACGTCAGCGATCTATCAGCGGCGTCCGCACTGCGGTCAGGGAAATGTCAGTGGCGTACGCCACAGTGGGAGCACAACCACTGAAGGGGAGTCATGCGCTACGCGATAGAGGCCGAGGGCCTCGTGAAGCACTATGGCGAGACCAAGGCCCTCGACGGCGTCGACCTCGTGGTGCCTCCCGGCAGGCTGCTCGGCGTGCTCGGCCCCAACGGCGCGGGCAAGACCACCGCCGTGCGGATCCTCGCCACCCTCCTCGCCCCCGACGCCGGCAGGGCGACGGTGCTGGGGTTCGACGTCCGGCGCCAGGCCCACCAGGTCCGCTCGTTCATCGGCCTGACCGGGCAGTACGCCGCGGTCGACGAGATGCTCACCGGTGTCGAGAATCTGATGATGATCGGCCGGCTGCTCGGCATGTCACGGGCCGAGGCCAGGGCGCGGGCGGCGGCGCTGCTGGAGCGGTTCGACCTGACCGAGGCCGGCGGGCGGGCCGCCAAGACCTTCTCGGGCGGCATGCGAAGGCGGCTCGACCTGGCGGCGAGCCTGGTCGGCAGGCCACAGGTGCTGTTCCTCGACGAGCCCACCACGGGCCTCGACCCGCGCAGCCGCACCGAGCTGTGGGCGGTCGTGCGCGGGCTGATGGCCGACGGGGTGACGGTGCTGCTGACCACCCAATACCTGGAGGAGGCCGACCAGCTCGCCGACGACATCGTGGTGTTCGACCACGGCCGGGTGATCGCGTCGGGCACCTCCGACCAGCTCAAGGCGACCACCGGGGCCCAGGTGCTGGAGGTGCGGCCGCTCAGCGGGGAGCATCTGGAGCTGGTGGTCAAGGTCGTCACCGACGTCATCGACACGGTCCCCGAGACGGCGGGCGGCACGGTGACCGCCTCCGTGCACGACCCGGCCGTGGTCCCGGCCATCGTGCGGCGCCTCGACGACCTGGGCGTCGTCGCCTCGGAGCTGGCGTTGCGCAAGTCCACGCTCGACGAGGTGTTCCTGGCGCTGACCGGGCACCGCGCCGAGGAGACCGCCCCCGATGAGACCAAGGCCGAGGAGGCTCTCGTATGACCGCCGTGACGACGACCGCGCCGCCCGTCGCGGCCAGGCGCGTGGGGCCGGCCGCGACCGTCCAGCAGACGATGACGCTCGCCTGGCGGAGCCTGGTGCAGATCAAGCACAACCCATGGGAGCTGCTCGATCTCAGCATCCAGCCGATCATGTTCCTGCTGCTGTTCACCTACGTGTTCGGCGGGGCGATCTCCGGCTCGACGGGCGACTACCTGCAGTTCGCGCTGCCCGGCCTGCTGGTGCAGAATGCCCTGTTCTACACGCTGTCCACGGCGATCGGGCTCAACACCGACATCACCAAGGGCGTCTTCGACCGGCTGCGCAGCCTGCCGATCGCGCGCACCGCGCCGCTGGCCGGCCGGGTGATCGCCGACACCTTCAAGCAGGTGTGGGCGTTCGCGCTGCTGGTGGGGTTCGGCATGGTGCTGGGGTTCCGGGTGACGACCAGCGTGGCCGGGTTGCTGGGGGCGCTGGCCCTGCTCGTGGTGGTCGCCCTGGCGATGTCGTGGATGTCGGTGGTGATCGGCCTCAAGGCGTCCAACCCCGAGAAGGTGCAGATGTTCTCCTTCTCGCTGATGATGCCGCTGACGTTCACGAGCAGCGCCCTGGTGCCGTCGGCCACGTTCCCCTCCTGGCTGCAGGCCTGGTCCGACGTCAACCCGGTGACCCACCTGGCCGACGCCATCCGCGGCCTGCTGATCGGCGGCGAGGTGGCCGGTCCGATGCTGGTGGCGCTGCTGTGGTCGGCCGGTTTCATGGCGGTGTTCGCGCCGCTGGCCATCAGGGTCTTCCGGAGCCACGTCTGACCCCGGCCCCACCCACGCGGCCCGCCCGCCGCGACGTCCGCACGGCGGGGAACGGCGACCCGTTCCCCGCCGCGGAGAACGTCGCGGCTGCTCACACACCGGCCGCGGGCGCTGACACGCCCGTCGCGGATGGTCACACGCCGAGGGCCATGGCCACCACGTCCGCACGATCCAGCTTCCGGCCGCGCTCCAGGTGGTGGGCCAGCCCGCTCCCGCCGAGCGCGGCCTCGGCAACCTCGACGATCCGCACATGGTCCCACTCGACCACCGCCGTGGTGCCCCTGATGGCCTGCGCGCCACCGAGCAGCGTCGCCCCCTCCTCCGCGCGACCCTCGGCCAGCGCGAGCCCGGCGCAGACGATGACCGCGCTCCCGAGGGCCTGCGCGTCCCGAGCGCCCTCGGCCTGGCGGAGGGCGCGCACCGCCATCCGCCTGGCCCGCGGCAGATCCCCTTCCTGGACGGCGAGCAGCGCGAGCGACGAGTTGACCGCCGAGACCATCTGCGGCGGCGTGGCGACGAGGTCGTCCATGAGCGCCAGCGCCTGGGCGTAGTACCGCCGGGCGCTCTCCAGGTCGCCGCGATGCCGGGCGAACTCCCCCCACGCCCCCCGTACGCCCGCCTCGCCGACACCGTCGCCGAGGGTGGTCACGATGTGCTCCGCCTCGCCCAGCAGCGAGTCCGCCTCCGCCCACCGGCCCAGCAGGTTGAGGGCGAGCGCCAGCCTGGCCCGCATGTACGCGGTGTCCTCGACCGCCCCCAACTCGTCCATCAGGCGCAACGCCTCACGCATGACACGCACGCTCTGTTCGGCCTCGCCGCGCAGGAGGTGGACGTCCGACAGGGTGCCGAGCGCGGTGCCCATCCCCCACCGGTCGCCCGTCTCCCGGTAGCGCTCGAACGCCTCGCGGCTGTCGCGCCCGCTCTCCTCGATCCGCCCGGCCGCGTAGTGCAGCAGCGCGCGGAAGATCAGGCCCGTCGCGCTCGCCCACCGGTCGGTGTGCCGCACCATCTCGTCGATGTGGCGGTCGTCGCCCGGCTCCTCCACCCCGTACAGGACCAGCGACGGCACGGCCATGGCGACGATCGGGTGCGCCTCGCGCACGGACCCGAGCAGCCGGCGCAGCTCCCGCATCGAGTCGCGGCTCTCCTCCAACGTCATGGCCGCGCCCACCGCGTTGATGCCGTGGACGGCCAGCGCCAGTGCGCGCAGCCCGGGGTCGGAGCCCGGGGTGGCGGCCAGCACCTCTCGGGCCCGCGTCGCGCCTTCCAGCCGGTGCCCCTTGAGCCACCAGTACCAGCCGAGCGCGCCGACGAGCCGCAGCGCCAGCTCCGGCTCGCCGCGGTCGAGCGACCAGCGCAGCGCGGCCGACAGGTTCTCGTGCTCGGCGGTGAGCCGGCCCAGCCCGTCGAGCTGGGCGGCCGTCCGCAGCACCGGCTCCGCGGCCTCGGCCAGCCCGGTGAAGTGGCGGGCGTGCTCCTGGCGTACGGCGCCCTCCTCGCCGGACTCGGTGAGACG from Nonomuraea muscovyensis includes the following:
- the sepH gene encoding septation protein SepH — translated: MQELRLVAVSEDGTYLVLATAGRGTRFTLPVDDRLRAAVRGNFSRLGQYEIEVESPLRPKEIQARIRAGETAEEIAATAGIPVERVRWFEGPVLQEREYVAQQAQRVAVRMPGESSAGPTLGELVAERLTRRGVPTDEIDWDSAKRDDGLWRVKLGYVWNGHTRHAEWLFDPRRRHVTPHDDEAMRLSSADFDPSPPVEDTTVTPFTPRVAKLQPVPPLGSDPLPFPPVARREPEEPAVGHHGPSRGEPRTADFGPPPLQRSPGTPPDRRPAFPSEPAAPRDPASPFSPTSPAPPAASATPAAPPRDAGSGAGAASSSEPARDAGHLRPGDAARRGGAPAAWPPDFGLSRTEERGGAREAEAFYAPATHDASQQAPTATTPRPDEPSPTAAAPHEEEPSSLAPASHPGPAHTQPQHTAPAHTPPAHTEPPAQAAPVPAFPSETPTPVTGEPARTVTGVEEQTPSATGAPAAPVPAGTPALPDSPGATDTPAGADTDVPEARDTPSTTGTPNGLQPDTVSQAAPATPPDESPAPAATPAGSPAQQADTTTEAPSQRADTTTPAQPADTPAASPSRSADADAAAEDAAPATAPTAGPAAEATTTAPEQAQAAPETAAAPQPDAVTQGPEPETPQPQAQPPAPGAESAAAAESPQAEPATPEPTTADAPAPDAPAPKITAADTTAADTTVPDTKGRDTAPVTAAESGPAESATTEPAPATPKATEVTEVTTSQAPEAGAAAAPAPSAEAPQAEAPKADAPKAEASQAEAPQVERPKAEASEAEAPKAEASEAAAPVTGTPATRVPEVEAPQGAATESAVTQSDATENDAIQSEATQSEVAESEVAESEVAAAAPAPAAAAPEPVAKPPAPKPKPAPAPAAATVPAARPGRDDTAKDAGGKGGSGKGDKGKEAPAKEAPVPVPSPPPAPAARQPRKGSRGRRASVPTWDEIMFGARRQD
- a CDS encoding PH domain-containing protein, whose amino-acid sequence is MLFIDPVRMLPNLLVPLVGVLFVGGFSGSSYLWAAAGAVGAVVFALIRWITFTYEIVGDRLEINRSLISRSLRTIPLERVRGVDVSTPPLHRLLGLAILKIDTGASGGDEEGKLDGVTLEEAERLKTLLLRRVAVARARAGAGAAPGPAGAGEAAGAVRGPAMEAGPGAPGGVADVHGAPAQEIHVPSERTIITVPRRWLLYGPLSGAYLFTPFALAGGAIGLAFQWGNELGVGQDAAWQAGQWLWDRPYLLLIAVLLLVVAMPFVGGVMYAVFNWDFRLKDRDGYLVAERGLINRRSVSLEARRVRGYEIVDGLVERRAGVVRAWAIVTGLGDSSTRGQLLPVVPRKVAIEVTAGAIGPFRAELRPHPPVARRRRLFRAVAPWLALGVPALVAAVATGKPAWWVLAVLLLGPAGLGVPLGIDRYRSLGHGYDGARLSVRSGSLRRKQAVVERRAVVGWRLKQTWFQRQAGVYTLIAGVGAGEGGYPAVDVSAEQARNFPAEVTPEWLAPFMEGPRR
- a CDS encoding PH domain-containing protein produces the protein MTLTGPLREPAHRVSPKAVKLWLLEALIAFVIMVGGSWLVASWVGGSDWSWVPGWFATRPWVLPVGVAVLLTPFLVAEPFVRYAVHRWELSGDVVYARTGFLTREWVFVPVSRIQTVDKAQGWLERMLGLATLEIRTASHAGSSTIQGLDFHVAAGLAEQLAHRAEELRDDAT
- a CDS encoding ATP-binding cassette domain-containing protein: MRYAIEAEGLVKHYGETKALDGVDLVVPPGRLLGVLGPNGAGKTTAVRILATLLAPDAGRATVLGFDVRRQAHQVRSFIGLTGQYAAVDEMLTGVENLMMIGRLLGMSRAEARARAAALLERFDLTEAGGRAAKTFSGGMRRRLDLAASLVGRPQVLFLDEPTTGLDPRSRTELWAVVRGLMADGVTVLLTTQYLEEADQLADDIVVFDHGRVIASGTSDQLKATTGAQVLEVRPLSGEHLELVVKVVTDVIDTVPETAGGTVTASVHDPAVVPAIVRRLDDLGVVASELALRKSTLDEVFLALTGHRAEETAPDETKAEEALV
- a CDS encoding ABC transporter permease — its product is MTAVTTTAPPVAARRVGPAATVQQTMTLAWRSLVQIKHNPWELLDLSIQPIMFLLLFTYVFGGAISGSTGDYLQFALPGLLVQNALFYTLSTAIGLNTDITKGVFDRLRSLPIARTAPLAGRVIADTFKQVWAFALLVGFGMVLGFRVTTSVAGLLGALALLVVVALAMSWMSVVIGLKASNPEKVQMFSFSLMMPLTFTSSALVPSATFPSWLQAWSDVNPVTHLADAIRGLLIGGEVAGPMLVALLWSAGFMAVFAPLAIRVFRSHV